The Nitrospirales bacterium genome includes a window with the following:
- a CDS encoding mechanosensitive ion channel gives MTNWTTAIQDSVQASFTLFMTFLPKTVGAIILLGIGIALGKLVKTGISRLLELLGADRLLRGTGMLSVLQKTGSQKTISQIIGSVAFWVIFLLFLISATETLELSLLSQALTGLAYYLPRVGLATLILVLGLLATNFVRELIALACDSAGIRQGTVIAQTVYVAATLLVLVTAINELGIDTSLLNQIIVLIAAGLIAGAALSFGFGSRSAVGNLIAAHYIQPIIRIGEQIQVGPHFGTVTAVTPMVVVLETERGRVVVPAAQFTEVASVISPGSGS, from the coding sequence ATGACAAATTGGACGACGGCAATACAAGATTCCGTACAGGCCAGTTTTACGCTCTTTATGACTTTTCTTCCCAAAACCGTCGGAGCCATCATCCTCCTCGGAATCGGGATCGCTTTGGGCAAACTCGTAAAAACAGGAATCAGTCGTCTACTGGAACTGCTGGGAGCAGATCGACTACTTCGCGGAACAGGGATGTTGTCTGTGTTACAAAAAACCGGCAGTCAGAAAACCATCTCCCAAATTATCGGATCGGTCGCATTTTGGGTGATTTTTCTTCTTTTCCTCATTTCCGCCACCGAGACCCTCGAGTTGTCACTCCTCTCGCAAGCGTTGACCGGTCTCGCCTATTATCTTCCCAGGGTCGGCCTGGCCACTCTTATCCTCGTCCTTGGGTTGCTGGCGACCAACTTCGTTCGTGAGTTGATAGCCCTGGCCTGTGACTCAGCAGGCATTCGTCAAGGCACGGTCATCGCTCAGACCGTCTACGTCGCAGCGACGCTTCTGGTGCTCGTAACAGCCATCAACGAATTGGGGATCGATACCTCTTTGCTCAATCAAATCATCGTGTTAATCGCCGCCGGGCTGATCGCTGGCGCGGCATTGTCATTCGGGTTTGGATCTCGATCGGCCGTCGGCAACCTTATCGCCGCACACTATATCCAGCCCATTATTCGAATAGGAGAACAAATACAGGTTGGGCCTCATTTCGGGACGGTGACCGCCGTCACTCCCATGGTCGTCGTACTGGAAACGGAACGTGGCCGCGTGGTCGTGCCGGCGGCTCAGTTCACCGAGGTCGCGAGCGTAATCTCACCAGGATCGGGATCGTAA
- a CDS encoding mechanosensitive ion channel — protein MDISRLTESLQATLGETLPTVLGALAILVAGWIIAVAIRGGIRKSLGFLKLNSRLQTNTGTQIDLESGIAAGLYYVLLLLVLMAFFNALKLETVSGPLHGLVGQVFEFVPKLVAAGVLLLVAWVLATILRTFVTKTLSATTLDEKLSSSAGMRPMSDVLGNILYWLIFLLFLPAILGALELKGLLDPVQDMVNEILAMLPNVVAAGIIGVVGWFVAKILRDLVSNLLTASGADRLGENAGLRGTMSLSHLVALVVYILILIPAMIAALEALNIDALTTPAIEMLDVMMTALPHIFAAAIILVIAYFVSTLVSSLVSNLLGGMAFNALPEKLGVGQLCTSELTPSQLAGKIASFFIMLFAVVEASNRLGFEQVSDLVAMFIQFGSQVLLGGIIITVGFWLSNLAHSTIARAVSTSAANIARFAILGLILAMGLRAMGLADDIVNLAFGLTLGAIAVAVALSFGLGGREAAGRQMEHWFRSLRGD, from the coding sequence ATGGACATAAGTAGACTCACGGAATCATTACAAGCAACCCTCGGAGAGACATTGCCAACCGTGCTTGGGGCTCTGGCGATTCTCGTTGCGGGGTGGATTATTGCTGTGGCCATCCGAGGTGGCATTCGAAAATCGCTCGGATTCCTCAAACTGAATAGTCGATTACAGACCAATACCGGCACTCAGATCGATCTCGAATCCGGCATCGCCGCGGGGTTGTATTACGTCCTTTTGCTCTTGGTTCTTATGGCGTTCTTCAACGCACTCAAGCTCGAAACCGTTTCGGGGCCGCTTCATGGACTCGTCGGTCAGGTCTTCGAGTTTGTCCCAAAATTAGTGGCCGCTGGGGTCTTGCTCCTCGTCGCTTGGGTATTAGCGACGATCCTTCGCACCTTCGTAACGAAGACGCTGAGTGCCACCACATTAGATGAAAAACTTTCCTCGAGCGCTGGCATGCGTCCGATGAGCGATGTCCTGGGAAATATCTTATACTGGCTTATTTTCTTATTATTCCTGCCAGCCATACTCGGCGCATTGGAACTCAAAGGACTGCTCGACCCAGTGCAGGATATGGTGAATGAAATACTGGCGATGCTACCGAACGTCGTCGCAGCCGGCATCATCGGCGTAGTCGGCTGGTTTGTGGCCAAAATACTACGAGATTTAGTCAGCAATCTCTTAACCGCTTCGGGAGCGGATCGTCTGGGAGAGAATGCCGGCCTTCGGGGAACGATGAGTCTGTCACATCTGGTGGCACTCGTCGTCTATATCCTCATCCTGATTCCGGCCATGATTGCCGCCCTGGAAGCCCTGAATATCGATGCGCTCACCACACCTGCCATCGAAATGTTAGACGTGATGATGACGGCACTCCCTCACATCTTTGCTGCAGCCATTATTCTCGTCATCGCCTACTTCGTGTCCACGCTGGTTTCATCACTGGTCAGCAATCTTCTGGGAGGGATGGCATTCAATGCACTGCCGGAGAAGCTCGGGGTGGGACAGCTCTGTACCAGCGAACTCACGCCGTCTCAACTCGCTGGAAAGATCGCGAGCTTTTTCATCATGCTTTTTGCTGTCGTGGAAGCGTCCAACCGCCTTGGGTTCGAGCAAGTGTCTGACCTGGTGGCGATGTTTATTCAGTTCGGCAGTCAGGTTCTACTTGGCGGGATCATCATCACTGTCGGCTTCTGGCTCTCCAATCTCGCGCATTCGACCATTGCTCGCGCAGTATCCACTTCGGCAGCCAATATCGCGCGGTTTGCTATCCTGGGGCTCATATTGGCCATGGGATTGCGAGCTATGGGGCTGGCCGATGATATCGTCAATTTGGCCTTCGGTCTCACGCTCGGGGCGATCGCTGTCGCCGTGGCCCTCTCATTTGGTCTGGGCGGACGAGAAGCCGCCGGTCGGCAGATGGAACATTGGTTTCGTTCGTTGCGAGGAGATTGA
- a CDS encoding glycosyltransferase family 2 protein: MNDLQQQTPLLASVVTVADYKAGEQESWDELRLTLEGLASQDFEGAVEHILVEAEDSTLDIPEALRQILPSLRVVRAKGRTSYDLKNAGAAAAKSDFVIMLDADCAPHQQWLSSVMRHRATHPKAAAISGRTLYKTKGLLPNIFALLDRGYVDPGHAGTTKAISNNNGAFARDIILKYPLRNDVGPFGSKPHAERLLAEGRELRFEPGMVAYHGYGGWEMAKEIRKHTGYSMARYRQINPNARWAWLYRTGAFGIPVITCMSIAKSCMKCVQLGSYYNIKWYQMPVAWWVAVRTHFLEIPGLALAMNGGTMDAENAYR; encoded by the coding sequence ATGAACGATCTTCAACAACAAACACCCCTATTGGCGAGTGTCGTGACAGTGGCCGATTACAAAGCTGGTGAACAGGAATCGTGGGATGAGTTGCGGTTGACCTTGGAAGGGCTGGCCTCTCAGGATTTCGAAGGGGCAGTCGAGCATATACTCGTAGAAGCTGAAGATTCGACTCTGGATATCCCTGAAGCGTTACGGCAAATACTCCCCAGCTTGAGGGTTGTCCGAGCCAAAGGTCGGACATCATACGATTTGAAAAATGCGGGTGCTGCCGCTGCCAAGAGTGACTTTGTGATTATGCTCGATGCCGATTGTGCACCCCATCAACAATGGCTGAGTTCGGTCATGCGCCATCGTGCGACACATCCGAAGGCCGCCGCGATCAGCGGACGAACACTATATAAAACCAAAGGGCTCCTGCCGAACATTTTTGCCTTGCTCGATCGTGGGTATGTCGACCCCGGACATGCCGGAACGACCAAGGCCATCTCCAATAATAACGGCGCGTTTGCGCGTGATATCATCTTGAAGTATCCCTTGCGGAACGACGTTGGCCCATTTGGGTCCAAGCCCCATGCCGAAAGATTGCTGGCCGAGGGAAGAGAGTTGCGTTTTGAGCCGGGTATGGTCGCATACCATGGGTACGGTGGATGGGAAATGGCGAAAGAAATTCGGAAACATACCGGCTATTCGATGGCCCGGTATCGACAGATTAATCCAAACGCCCGGTGGGCCTGGCTTTACCGGACGGGCGCATTTGGCATTCCGGTCATCACGTGTATGTCAATCGCGAAGAGCTGCATGAAATGCGTTCAATTGGGCTCGTACTATAATATTAAATGGTATCAAATGCCCGTGGCGTGGTGGGTTGCGGTCAGGACGCATTTCTTGGAAATTCCCGGCTTGGCCCTGGCGATGAATGGTGGGACCATGGACGCGGAAAACGCGTATCGATAA
- a CDS encoding class I SAM-dependent methyltransferase, protein MKIREIHPSYLWRFGVQRIFHRTYPETPLLTSSAVILLDNWLKPTDLGLEYGSGRSTIWIARRIAKLTTVEHEAVWFNRVQQKIAHSGLSGKIDYRLIPTNGGQMDEPYDHPYALVADEMEDTSLDFVLIDGQMRLRCLERALPKLKSGGLLVLDGANRYVPNSFESKHTTIQLFRDEPLDGEWREILSLLRPWRWINTTDGLWDTRLWVKP, encoded by the coding sequence TTGAAAATCCGGGAAATACATCCATCTTATTTGTGGCGATTCGGCGTCCAGCGGATCTTTCATCGTACCTACCCGGAAACGCCGTTGCTCACGTCGAGTGCCGTGATTCTCCTGGACAATTGGCTCAAACCCACGGATCTCGGCCTTGAATACGGATCAGGTCGGAGTACGATATGGATCGCGCGGCGCATCGCCAAACTGACGACCGTGGAGCACGAGGCGGTATGGTTCAATCGCGTTCAACAGAAGATCGCCCATTCTGGGCTGTCAGGGAAAATTGATTACCGTCTTATTCCGACCAATGGCGGGCAGATGGATGAACCCTATGATCATCCCTACGCATTGGTCGCCGATGAGATGGAGGATACCTCGTTAGACTTCGTGCTTATCGATGGACAAATGCGCTTGCGGTGTTTGGAGCGCGCCTTGCCGAAGCTTAAGTCCGGTGGTTTACTGGTGCTCGATGGAGCGAACCGCTATGTGCCCAATTCGTTCGAGTCCAAACATACCACGATTCAACTCTTTCGGGATGAACCGTTGGACGGGGAGTGGCGAGAGATTCTGAGCCTCTTGCGTCCGTGGCGTTGGATCAACACAACCGATGGTCTATGGGATACCCGACTATGGGTGAAACCCTAA
- a CDS encoding FkbM family methyltransferase → MTTFLRKKVEKIRAQFSDQFLEFKPYIGNIVMDGHSLRFFYGTPQAVDWYDPLQRHTRIEFEWMARRLQGTTQKIIDAGAYHGLYTLVLAASAEPGSEVVAVDPIRSNCALIEVNLLLNGLKARIEPCAVSRRKSMVRLSSGSCGHIVNQGGIECPALPLTDILPDATVAKVDIEGEEFEIFPEQIDAMSGVHTWNVEIHPGTGRHPQKILEAFASRGFQLLWVNRDSCEVEPYPLAQPWTTRTSIIAIR, encoded by the coding sequence ATGACGACATTCTTGCGCAAAAAAGTGGAAAAAATACGGGCGCAATTCAGTGATCAATTCCTGGAGTTTAAGCCGTACATTGGCAACATTGTCATGGACGGACATTCTCTTCGATTTTTTTATGGGACTCCGCAGGCTGTCGATTGGTACGATCCGCTGCAGCGGCATACCAGGATCGAGTTCGAGTGGATGGCCCGTCGACTGCAAGGCACGACGCAGAAAATCATCGATGCTGGAGCGTATCATGGGCTCTATACGCTCGTGCTGGCCGCGTCGGCGGAACCGGGTTCAGAAGTCGTGGCGGTCGATCCTATACGTTCCAACTGCGCACTGATTGAGGTGAACCTTTTACTCAATGGACTCAAGGCCAGGATTGAACCCTGTGCGGTCAGTCGCCGAAAATCCATGGTCCGGCTTTCCAGCGGGAGTTGTGGGCATATTGTTAATCAGGGAGGTATTGAATGCCCGGCTTTGCCTCTGACGGATATCCTCCCCGATGCGACAGTCGCCAAGGTTGATATCGAGGGCGAGGAGTTTGAAATTTTCCCTGAGCAAATCGATGCGATGTCCGGGGTCCATACCTGGAACGTGGAAATACACCCGGGGACGGGTCGTCATCCTCAGAAGATCCTCGAGGCGTTTGCCTCGCGCGGATTCCAGCTTCTGTGGGTCAACCGTGACTCCTGTGAAGTGGAACCCTATCCACTCGCGCAGCCTTGGACCACACGAACGTCTATCATCGCCATACGGTAA
- a CDS encoding glycosyltransferase family 4 protein codes for MTKRGYRIAMIAACPFPCERGTPVRIYRMAEALAKRGHQVHVVTYHLGKLTSAPENLHIHRIKNIPTYRKMDPGPTPQKLLILDTLLIRRLRQLLREQPFDVIHAHHVEGLLTALSARSVQPETPIVFDVHTLLESELPFYGIGPIRSMLQKIGYWIDQTVSRQADFTITVTEIIRTRLLELNVTTPQTSLTIPNGVEMDLFQDSRLRCRDRQDDCTVIFTGNLASYQGIEPLLQAFALLHHRRKNVRLRIVTHTSFLPYERLAQELNIRHAIELIQDGFHAIPAWLAASDIAINPRFEAPGLPQKTMNYMAAGLPIVSYAGSGEHLINEKTALLVYRREPEALASALERLIDDPELAQRLGTAARHVVENQMNWEQTATMVENVYATVTSST; via the coding sequence GTGACGAAAAGGGGATACCGCATTGCCATGATTGCAGCCTGTCCATTCCCCTGCGAACGAGGCACGCCGGTTCGGATCTATCGAATGGCGGAGGCTCTTGCCAAACGAGGGCATCAAGTCCACGTCGTGACATACCATCTTGGCAAGCTCACTTCAGCGCCTGAAAACCTGCATATTCACCGGATCAAAAACATCCCTACGTACCGGAAGATGGACCCGGGACCTACACCTCAAAAGCTATTGATCCTGGACACCTTACTCATACGCCGGCTCCGTCAATTGTTGCGAGAGCAACCCTTCGATGTCATCCATGCCCACCATGTCGAAGGCCTCCTAACAGCCCTGTCAGCACGGTCCGTCCAACCGGAGACCCCGATTGTGTTCGACGTCCACACGCTTCTCGAATCCGAACTCCCGTTTTATGGCATCGGACCGATCCGGTCAATGCTGCAGAAAATCGGGTACTGGATCGATCAGACCGTTTCAAGACAAGCCGATTTCACGATTACGGTAACCGAGATCATCCGAACACGTCTGCTGGAACTAAACGTTACAACGCCCCAAACAAGTCTGACGATTCCCAATGGTGTCGAAATGGACCTATTTCAAGATTCTCGTCTACGATGCCGGGACCGCCAAGACGACTGTACGGTAATTTTCACAGGGAATCTCGCATCCTATCAAGGCATTGAGCCGTTACTTCAGGCATTTGCGTTGCTCCATCACCGACGAAAAAACGTACGTCTCCGTATCGTCACACACACATCATTTCTGCCATATGAGCGATTGGCACAGGAACTCAATATTCGCCATGCTATCGAGCTGATCCAGGACGGGTTCCACGCCATCCCAGCCTGGCTTGCGGCATCGGATATCGCTATCAATCCACGGTTCGAAGCGCCAGGATTACCTCAAAAAACCATGAACTACATGGCCGCAGGCCTTCCGATCGTTTCCTACGCGGGGTCCGGAGAACACCTCATTAACGAGAAAACAGCTTTACTGGTCTATCGTCGTGAACCTGAAGCCTTGGCCAGCGCACTTGAACGCCTCATCGATGATCCAGAGCTGGCTCAACGATTAGGAACGGCGGCAAGACATGTCGTAGAGAATCAGATGAACTGGGAGCAGACGGCTACGATGGTGGAGAATGTGTACGCAACCGTCACCTCCTCAACCTAG
- a CDS encoding oligosaccharide flippase family protein: MTASPSLRLSKRLLDPNLLFSLLTQMANKAPALMTATILTRVYATEVMGDFFFATALSFFVSMIASFGTNLHLVRAVAAQPHQGLEQLGEVLGLRLSSAVIAFFLLNGSIWVVAPELLMMMTMTSLHFLLGDLSHSFGAFLIGMQRFRLRLFLSLTGPVFLMGSVALTVLFNANFIYTLLCYVLASVIMLTMSYIIVRMKFGLIPISLHWQVLRRISYLCWPLLMIETLQIVQFKIDTLMIFSMLSATAVAEYETAYRLLEVTRLAVRPLAVVAFPLCVTYATQQRWGDVNQLLWRTVLLAAALGGLFALVVTPRPDLIMGIIWGDAYRQSGPILRVLFLTAPLLLAGVVWASLANAVHLERTLMLIMAMATVLNLTLNFWAIPIWGAVGAAWTTLATEAFILTILSLTWVRTFSTRASNSRTTVGQ; this comes from the coding sequence ATGACGGCTAGCCCCTCCTTGAGACTCTCCAAACGGCTCCTGGATCCCAACCTCCTTTTTTCCTTACTGACCCAAATGGCCAACAAAGCCCCTGCGCTGATGACGGCGACGATCCTCACACGCGTCTATGCGACCGAAGTGATGGGAGACTTTTTTTTTGCGACAGCCCTCTCGTTTTTTGTTTCGATGATCGCGTCTTTCGGCACCAATCTCCATCTCGTCCGTGCCGTCGCCGCTCAACCCCATCAAGGACTTGAGCAGCTGGGAGAAGTGCTCGGCCTACGCCTTTCATCAGCGGTAATCGCCTTCTTCCTGTTAAACGGCAGCATCTGGGTCGTGGCTCCAGAGTTACTGATGATGATGACGATGACTTCCTTACATTTTCTGCTCGGCGATCTATCCCATAGCTTTGGCGCTTTTCTTATCGGCATGCAACGGTTTCGGCTAAGGCTATTTCTTTCGCTCACCGGTCCTGTATTTTTAATGGGTAGCGTCGCGCTCACCGTTCTGTTCAACGCCAATTTTATCTATACATTGCTATGTTACGTCCTCGCCAGCGTCATCATGCTTACCATGAGTTACATCATCGTACGTATGAAATTTGGACTGATTCCCATATCCTTACATTGGCAGGTCCTTCGCCGAATCTCATACCTGTGCTGGCCGCTTCTCATGATCGAAACATTGCAGATCGTACAATTCAAGATTGACACCCTGATGATTTTTTCGATGCTCTCGGCCACCGCAGTGGCCGAGTATGAGACTGCGTACCGTTTGCTCGAAGTGACACGGCTAGCCGTACGTCCACTCGCTGTCGTCGCGTTTCCCCTGTGCGTCACGTACGCGACGCAACAGCGATGGGGAGACGTCAACCAACTTCTCTGGCGAACAGTCCTGCTCGCTGCGGCCCTTGGGGGTTTGTTCGCCCTAGTGGTCACTCCAAGACCGGATCTCATCATGGGGATCATCTGGGGGGACGCGTACCGTCAATCCGGACCGATTTTACGCGTGCTGTTTCTCACCGCCCCTCTACTATTAGCAGGAGTCGTCTGGGCAAGCCTTGCCAATGCCGTTCACCTCGAGCGAACTCTCATGTTGATCATGGCTATGGCCACGGTGCTGAATCTAACGCTAAATTTCTGGGCCATTCCCATCTGGGGCGCTGTCGGCGCCGCATGGACCACGCTGGCCACCGAAGCTTTCATCTTGACGATCTTAAGCCTCACGTGGGTTCGCACATTTTCGACGAGAGCCAGTAATTCACGAACGACGGTTGGTCAGTAG
- a CDS encoding glycosyltransferase family 2 protein, with protein sequence MDGVTAIVVNYNGGQDIIRCLQELHEREHAFEELLVIDNGSSDGSATAIQRQFPNVHVIELGENVGPAQARNVGLERAKSPLALLIDDDVYLSSISLELLRECLRHEQATVVVPRLVLVPENVIQADGADIHFTGTMILRHSRDQLVDAPATPMTIGTFSSSCILADRRRIIEAGGFDGSFFIYQEDMELGLRLRSLGHRLVCEPRAVGYHDRGRGTPGLSFRDHGLYPRRRGYLTMRNRLRTILLHYRLRTLALLLPVFVAYEVCSAIFAAGKGWFTAWLQAWWWQIKQIPEIAQRRQWIQHRRRIEDKDLLMGGPLPLAPGVLQSQFQIRLVAGLSWAMDTYWCLCRPLLSQHSPTSDDKSAHEVSSNDG encoded by the coding sequence ATGGATGGTGTCACCGCTATCGTCGTGAATTACAATGGAGGTCAAGATATCATTCGTTGCCTGCAAGAACTGCATGAACGAGAACACGCGTTCGAAGAACTGCTCGTCATCGACAATGGGTCGAGCGACGGCAGCGCAACGGCGATTCAGCGTCAGTTTCCCAACGTTCATGTGATTGAACTCGGGGAAAACGTCGGGCCAGCTCAAGCCCGGAATGTCGGCCTTGAACGGGCGAAGTCTCCCCTTGCCTTGCTCATCGATGACGACGTCTACCTTTCTTCAATATCCTTAGAACTCTTACGCGAATGTTTACGACACGAACAGGCCACGGTAGTTGTACCGCGGCTCGTGTTAGTACCGGAAAATGTCATTCAAGCAGACGGTGCGGACATCCATTTTACAGGCACCATGATCTTACGCCATAGCCGCGATCAGCTAGTCGATGCACCCGCAACACCGATGACCATCGGGACCTTTTCCTCCTCATGTATCCTCGCAGATCGTAGACGTATCATCGAAGCCGGCGGTTTCGATGGAAGCTTCTTCATCTATCAGGAAGATATGGAGCTCGGCCTCAGATTGCGATCCTTAGGCCATCGATTGGTGTGCGAGCCACGTGCGGTTGGGTACCATGATCGCGGAAGAGGGACGCCTGGGCTGTCGTTTAGAGACCATGGCCTCTATCCGAGACGAAGGGGCTATCTTACGATGCGAAACCGCTTACGAACGATACTCCTTCATTACCGGCTTCGAACATTGGCCTTGCTCTTACCGGTATTCGTTGCCTATGAAGTGTGTTCAGCCATATTTGCTGCCGGGAAAGGCTGGTTCACAGCATGGCTCCAGGCCTGGTGGTGGCAAATCAAACAAATTCCAGAGATTGCACAGAGACGGCAGTGGATTCAGCATCGACGACGCATTGAGGACAAAGACCTGCTCATGGGAGGTCCGCTTCCGTTAGCTCCAGGAGTCCTACAGTCCCAATTTCAGATAAGACTCGTAGCGGGATTGTCATGGGCGATGGATACATACTGGTGCCTATGCAGACCACTCTTGAGTCAACACAGCCCAACATCAGATGACAAAAGCGCGCATGAGGTTTCCTCCAATGACGGCTAG